The nucleotide sequence GGCCTCTGCGTGGTTGGGCCGTTGGGCCTGTTTTTCGGGCGCATGGCGAATTTCATCAACGGAGAATTATATGGCCGTGTGGCGGATGGAGTGGCATGGGCGGTGAAATTTCCCAAGTCTCTCGAACTTGAATCCCAGGACGTGCAGGGCGCGGCCTGGCAGGCCTGCACACAGGTCGAGCCTTCGCTGGCAAAGGCGACTTCTCTCGATCAACTTGTTACCGTCGCACGCGAGAATCCCAAAGTGTCGGAGACACTCGGTGAATTCCTGCAACCACGCCACCCGTCACAGATTTACGAAGGTTTGTTGGAGGGCCTCCTGCTTTTCCTGATTCTCTACACGGTGCGGGTGAAATTTAAAAATGCCCCGACGGGTCTCATTACCGGACTGTTTTTCGCTCTCTACGCGATTTTCAGAATTCTCGGCGAACAATTCCGCGAACCGGATGCCGAGCTGGTGAGGCTCCTCACGAAAGGACAGTTTTTCTCCATCTTCATGTTCCTCTTCGCCGCGGCTTTTTTCGTCCACGCATGGCGGGAGGCAAGAAAGGGGCTGACCAGAGGCTGACAAGGGTGGCCCGCAGCGCCACCCTCCGGAAACATCAGCCCCTGCGGAAGCCACCTCACACCTCGCCGAACAATTCGCGGGCGGTGTAGGCCATGCCGATGGCCGCCGCCGCGTCACCGCCGCTGGCCCATTCGAACTGCGTGGTCACCTTGTCCGGGTCGAGCGGACTGTTGCGGTAAACCGGCCACGCACGTTCCGCGAAGCCTTCGCCGATCCACTCCATGTATTGGTCGCGGAAGGTGGTTTCCGCCAGACCGCCACCGATGACGACGAGGCCGGGATCCACGGTGCGGACCATGTCGGCGATCGCATAGCCGAGGATGTAACCCTGCTGTTTGAAGATCTGGACCGCGAGCTGGTCGCCTTTTTCCGCAAAGTCACGGAGCTTGAAGGCTTTCTCCTCGACCGGCGTGTCGCCCTCGTTGAGCGGGTGGGTGGTCCACTCGGGTTTGGCGAGTTCAAGGCGCAGGCGGCGGCGCAGAGCGACCAGTGAGACCCATGCCTCCGCACAGCCTTTCAAGCCGCAGGAGCAGGTGGGGAGTTCTCCATCGTCCTCACGGAATGGCACGCTGATGTGTCCGACTTCAAGAGCCATGCCGTTCGCGCCTTCGTAGCCACGTCCGCCCGGCAGG is from Luteolibacter yonseiensis and encodes:
- the lgt gene encoding prolipoprotein diacylglyceryl transferase, translating into MLATYVHDLDPVALPIYGGLALRWYGLAYLMGFVAGFLLLKNLAQRGLWVLKPEKTADFIAACALFGVFLGGRLGYILLYFKDGAINWEWFGNLFSSGQNHVAVSLVNAEWVNAIAQNPSVVFRVWEGGMASHGGILGLAIFTWIYAKKNKVSWAGLADGLCVVGPLGLFFGRMANFINGELYGRVADGVAWAVKFPKSLELESQDVQGAAWQACTQVEPSLAKATSLDQLVTVARENPKVSETLGEFLQPRHPSQIYEGLLEGLLLFLILYTVRVKFKNAPTGLITGLFFALYAIFRILGEQFREPDAELVRLLTKGQFFSIFMFLFAAAFFVHAWREARKGLTRG
- a CDS encoding ROK family protein, with the translated sequence MANESSYYAGLDIGGTTVKAVLVNHLSEQVGPLTEVRSMVKNGYETTFGQLDQALDQLAAGAGIEKSAIAGIGLDVPAPSSDGVIWGQANLGSDWVGTDIRGKLSERTGVPVYMTNDGNAAALGEYALRRKHFGSLLLVAPGTGLGGGLVLPGGRGYEGANGMALEVGHISVPFREDDGELPTCSCGLKGCAEAWVSLVALRRRLRLELAKPEWTTHPLNEGDTPVEEKAFKLRDFAEKGDQLAVQIFKQQGYILGYAIADMVRTVDPGLVVIGGGLAETTFRDQYMEWIGEGFAERAWPVYRNSPLDPDKVTTQFEWASGGDAAAAIGMAYTARELFGEV